From the Exiguobacterium marinum DSM 16307 genome, the window CACAGATTGTGTGACGGCTTGGCATTAGGATTCTTTAGAGACGCATTCAAATAAAATCGATTGATGGGAGTGGACAGGTACATCTTTGGCTCCCGTTTGCTCAAAGACGGGCTTTTCAATGCGGCGTATAGGACGATAACCCATTTCGTTGATTCGATCTAAACATTCACTGACCGTTTCATTTGGTTCGACATATACTTTGATCTTCTTAGCCATTTCTTAACGTCCTCTCTTCCACTAAGCTGAATCGATGATACGAAAAAACGGCGGCCCTTGAGCG encodes:
- a CDS encoding NETI motif-containing protein; amino-acid sequence: MAKKIKVYVEPNETVSECLDRINEMGYRPIRRIEKPVFEQTGAKDVPVHSHQSILFECVSKES